The Cyanobacterium stanieri LEGE 03274 genome has a window encoding:
- a CDS encoding sulfite exporter TauE/SafE family protein: MRLTFGLILAIIIGLSLGLIGGGGSILAVPILRYVMGVEPRSAIAMSLFIVGTVSIIGIIPHWRQGNVNLPVAISFIPPAMVGSFLGAKITQFPFITDTVQLVAFGIVMLLASILMIKKSSAKTSTKELEKTTVKVKTISKNKTKKIILTITEGLVVGILTGFVGVGGGFLIIPALVLVGGIPMKEAVGTSLLIIAAKSASAFMGYLTLVNIDWILTIGFTFAATVGIISGSYLSKIIDAKYLQKGFGYFVLVVAIFVLIAR; encoded by the coding sequence ATGCGTTTAACTTTTGGATTAATTTTAGCCATCATCATCGGACTTAGTTTAGGGTTAATCGGTGGTGGGGGCTCAATTTTAGCCGTGCCGATTCTCCGCTATGTGATGGGGGTTGAGCCTCGAAGTGCGATCGCCATGAGTCTTTTTATCGTGGGTACTGTTAGTATCATTGGTATCATACCCCATTGGCGACAAGGTAACGTCAATCTACCCGTAGCCATCAGTTTTATACCCCCTGCCATGGTAGGCTCTTTTTTAGGAGCAAAGATTACCCAATTTCCCTTCATCACCGATACTGTGCAACTGGTTGCTTTTGGTATTGTCATGTTATTAGCCAGTATTTTAATGATTAAAAAAAGTAGTGCTAAAACATCCACAAAAGAATTAGAAAAAACCACCGTAAAAGTTAAAACAATTAGTAAAAATAAGACAAAAAAAATAATATTAACTATCACAGAAGGATTAGTGGTGGGTATCCTCACAGGATTTGTGGGAGTGGGAGGAGGATTTTTAATTATTCCAGCCCTTGTATTAGTTGGGGGTATTCCCATGAAAGAAGCCGTCGGCACGTCTTTATTAATTATTGCAGCTAAATCAGCTAGTGCTTTTATGGGTTATTTAACCTTAGTAAATATTGACTGGATATTAACCATTGGCTTTACTTTTGCCGCTACCGTTGGAATTATTTCTGGTTCTTATTTGAGTAAAATAATTGATGCTAAATACCTTCAAAAAGGATTTGGATATTTTGTTTTAGTGGTAGCAATATTTGTTTTAATTGCTAGATAA
- a CDS encoding rhodanese-like domain-containing protein, whose product MIIANIIQSQYQLISPQELEQRMKNNSVVVIDVREKDEYEKGHIPGALLKPLSEFSAKELASYPNIVLYCRSGKRSHTVAEKLIETGMTMVTELKGGITAWQEAHLPVAT is encoded by the coding sequence ATGATTATTGCCAATATCATCCAAAGCCAATATCAACTTATCTCCCCTCAAGAGTTAGAACAAAGAATGAAAAATAATTCGGTAGTTGTCATTGATGTGCGGGAGAAAGATGAGTATGAAAAAGGACATATCCCCGGGGCATTACTAAAACCCCTATCCGAGTTTTCCGCCAAAGAACTAGCATCCTATCCTAATATCGTTCTCTATTGCCGTTCTGGGAAGCGTTCTCACACCGTCGCCGAAAAATTGATCGAAACAGGCATGACCATGGTAACAGAGCTAAAAGGAGGTATTACGGCATGGCAAGAAGCCCATCTCCCCGTAGCGACTTAA
- a CDS encoding glyoxalase-like domain protein, translating to MVNILGAFLPGITDGLFSTQGIMVMLLVAYGGAMWMFLTSAPKVHTIMVSDLAVAQEFYEGLLNLPVADVPLHYYYNYDQSLGSAMLDPIYTGGRANTSVLQENTGLWYQLRKNTQLHVIGGASLGYKNSQRHVCFDHDCLDDLLLRIQSRRLKYKIRSENPLNFLVKDLQNRVIEMAEAKT from the coding sequence ATGGTAAATATTTTAGGGGCGTTTTTACCCGGTATTACGGATGGTTTATTCTCTACTCAGGGAATTATGGTAATGCTTTTGGTGGCTTATGGTGGTGCGATGTGGATGTTTTTAACCAGCGCCCCTAAGGTGCATACTATCATGGTATCGGATTTAGCTGTGGCGCAGGAATTTTATGAGGGTTTATTAAATTTACCTGTGGCGGATGTGCCTTTACACTATTATTATAATTATGATCAAAGTTTAGGTTCTGCAATGTTAGATCCTATTTATACTGGTGGTAGGGCTAATACCTCAGTTTTACAAGAAAATACGGGATTATGGTATCAACTTCGTAAAAATACCCAGTTACATGTCATTGGTGGTGCGAGTTTAGGTTATAAAAATTCCCAGCGTCATGTCTGTTTTGATCATGATTGTTTGGATGATTTATTATTGAGGATACAATCGCGCCGTTTGAAGTATAAGATTCGCAGCGAAAATCCCCTTAATTTTTTGGTGAAGGATTTACAAAATAGGGTGATTGAAATGGCAGAAGCTAAAACTTAA
- a CDS encoding MBL fold metallo-hydrolase: protein MLFRQLFDQDTWTYTYLIADSDTKEAVLVDPVIEQVERDLKLVRELGLTLKYCMETHVHADHITGTGKIRELTGCKGLVPEKAKVNCADRHLVDNEVVMVGNVEIRAIASPGHTDCHFAYLVNNSHLLTGDALFIRGCGRTDFQSGDARMLYDTITKRFFTLADDVLVYPGHDYRGHTVSTIAEEKAHNPRISGKKRDEFIELMDNLDLPDPKKIMEAVPANQMCGKV from the coding sequence ATGTTATTTCGTCAATTATTTGATCAAGATACATGGACTTATACCTATCTCATCGCTGATTCTGATACTAAGGAGGCGGTGTTGGTAGATCCTGTTATTGAACAGGTGGAGCGGGATTTAAAGTTGGTGCGTGAGTTGGGCTTAACCCTCAAATATTGCATGGAAACCCATGTTCATGCGGATCATATTACGGGTACGGGTAAAATTAGAGAGTTGACGGGCTGTAAGGGTTTAGTGCCTGAGAAAGCGAAGGTAAATTGTGCCGATCGCCACTTAGTCGATAATGAGGTGGTAATGGTGGGCAATGTGGAAATAAGGGCGATCGCCTCTCCGGGGCATACAGACTGCCATTTTGCCTATTTAGTGAATAATAGTCATTTACTCACAGGGGATGCCCTTTTCATCCGTGGTTGTGGACGTACGGACTTCCAAAGCGGTGATGCCCGAATGCTCTACGACACCATTACAAAGCGTTTTTTTACCCTCGCAGACGATGTTTTAGTTTATCCAGGCCATGATTATCGAGGACATACGGTGTCCACCATTGCCGAAGAAAAAGCCCATAATCCTCGCATTAGTGGCAAAAAAAGAGACGAGTTTATCGAGTTAATGGATAACCTTGATTTACCAGATCCCAAAAAAATAATGGAAGCAGTACCCGCCAATCAAATGTGTGGAAAGGTTTAG
- a CDS encoding LmeA family phospholipid-binding protein encodes MNIKKKSEIISSFITPAIKLWIRTQVESITKLDVTIDAGDKQILTGKINQVNLQAKEANYRGIFLNYASVATEKIAINLGGILRGKPLKLLHPIFVSGNIIITASELSKSLDSSLLQDGLQDMLKILLNNEDVSPEIINQYHIEWHNITMETQRIIIEGSLLNIVNNTRENLVITSNLNIEKENQLLLTNLQIEGIKELSNRAINDLTIDLGNDVSLSELTISSQELHCIGTVKVVS; translated from the coding sequence ATGAATATTAAAAAAAAATCAGAAATTATATCTAGTTTTATCACTCCCGCCATTAAATTATGGATTCGCACCCAAGTTGAATCCATCACCAAATTAGACGTTACCATTGACGCAGGAGATAAACAAATTTTGACGGGAAAAATTAATCAAGTTAACTTACAAGCGAAAGAAGCTAATTATCGAGGTATTTTTTTAAACTATGCCTCCGTTGCCACAGAAAAAATTGCTATTAATTTAGGTGGAATTTTACGGGGAAAGCCATTAAAGTTATTACATCCTATATTTGTTTCTGGAAATATTATTATTACTGCTTCTGAGTTATCTAAATCCCTAGATTCTTCTCTTTTACAAGATGGTTTACAAGATATGCTGAAAATTTTATTGAATAATGAAGACGTTTCCCCAGAAATCATTAATCAATATCACATTGAGTGGCACAACATTACCATGGAAACTCAAAGAATAATTATCGAAGGAAGTTTATTAAATATTGTCAATAATACTAGGGAAAATTTAGTTATTACTAGCAATTTAAATATAGAGAAAGAAAATCAATTATTACTTACTAATTTACAAATAGAAGGAATCAAGGAATTAAGTAATAGGGCAATCAATGATTTAACCATTGACTTAGGTAATGATGTTTCATTATCAGAATTAACCATTTCTTCTCAAGAGTTACACTGCATCGGCACAGTTAAAGTAGTAAGTTAA
- a CDS encoding pseudouridine synthase — protein sequence MVDRVQKILREWGVASRREAEKMIVAGKVKVNGMVITLGDKANPNKDKIEVEGKVLSRKNRPQLVYILLNKPKGVVSSCDDPKKRKTVLDLLNSELKLGQGIHPVGRLDMDSTGALILTNDGDFTLSLTHPRYHLPKTYQVWLQGNIPDELIKKWSDGFIWEGKKTLPAQIVVKKRMASKSLIEIVLHEGRNRQIRRIAELFGYPVISLHRSAIAFIRLGNLKLGECRFLTASEVNKLSIIAHNNKN from the coding sequence ATGGTTGATAGAGTACAAAAAATATTGAGAGAATGGGGGGTTGCTTCCCGTCGTGAAGCTGAAAAAATGATTGTGGCGGGAAAAGTAAAGGTTAATGGAATGGTTATAACTTTGGGTGACAAGGCAAATCCAAATAAAGATAAAATAGAGGTGGAGGGAAAAGTTTTAAGTCGTAAAAATCGCCCTCAATTAGTTTATATATTATTGAATAAGCCAAAAGGGGTTGTATCTAGTTGTGATGATCCTAAAAAAAGAAAAACTGTTTTAGATTTATTAAATTCTGAGTTAAAATTGGGACAGGGAATTCATCCTGTGGGTAGATTGGATATGGATTCTACGGGCGCTTTGATTCTGACTAATGATGGTGATTTTACCCTTAGTTTGACTCATCCTCGTTATCATTTACCAAAAACCTATCAAGTCTGGCTTCAGGGTAACATACCAGATGAACTTATCAAAAAATGGTCTGATGGTTTTATCTGGGAGGGTAAAAAAACTCTTCCTGCCCAAATCGTTGTTAAGAAAAGAATGGCTTCTAAAAGTTTAATTGAAATTGTCCTTCATGAAGGGCGTAATCGTCAAATTAGACGTATTGCTGAACTTTTTGGCTATCCTGTTATTAGTTTACATCGAAGTGCGATCGCATTTATCCGTTTAGGTAATTTAAAATTGGGAGAATGTCGTTTTTTAACTGCTTCGGAAGTGAACAAATTGAGTATAATTGCTCATAACAATAAAAATTAA
- a CDS encoding helix-turn-helix domain-containing protein — translation MLKLFTKKKSTEVDYNQIRQQELEKISVLLQDKRQSLGWDIESISDNLHITKNMLRAIENGDLSKLPEPVFIKELLKKYSSFLGINIREDIHNFPVETNNYHHRKNIHHKNIIPFHWRINFNSKYLYVIYIALLFFSIKSLNQILQPTPFTTQENIETQNSQDNTPQETTVTENPIKENVDNNTTIPVVNNVNDNPEQLKVNINAQDDSWVRVIIDGNTEFEGILTKGSQREWIATEEFTIRAGNAGGLLISVNEETPKQIGELGQVEEITLNL, via the coding sequence ATGTTAAAACTATTTACTAAGAAAAAATCCACGGAAGTTGATTATAACCAAATTCGTCAACAGGAGTTAGAAAAGATTAGTGTCTTATTGCAGGATAAGAGACAGTCTTTAGGATGGGATATTGAGTCTATTTCTGATAATCTTCATATTACTAAAAATATGTTAAGGGCGATAGAAAATGGTGATTTAAGTAAATTACCTGAGCCCGTATTTATTAAGGAATTACTGAAAAAATATTCTAGTTTCTTAGGAATAAATATTAGGGAAGATATTCATAATTTCCCTGTGGAAACCAATAATTATCACCATCGTAAAAATATTCATCATAAAAATATTATTCCTTTTCACTGGAGAATAAATTTTAATAGTAAATATCTTTATGTTATTTATATTGCCCTGTTATTTTTTTCTATCAAAAGTCTTAATCAAATTTTACAGCCTACCCCTTTTACCACCCAAGAGAATATAGAAACCCAAAATAGCCAAGATAATACTCCACAAGAAACGACAGTAACGGAAAATCCGATTAAAGAAAACGTAGATAATAATACGACTATTCCTGTGGTAAATAATGTCAATGATAATCCAGAACAATTAAAGGTCAACATTAATGCCCAAGATGATTCATGGGTAAGGGTTATTATTGATGGTAATACCGAGTTTGAGGGGATTTTAACCAAAGGTAGTCAACGGGAATGGATTGCCACCGAAGAATTTACCATCCGCGCGGGTAATGCAGGAGGTTTGTTGATTAGTGTTAATGAGGAAACCCCTAAACAAATCGGTGAATTGGGGCAAGTGGAGGAAATTACTTTAAATTTATAG
- a CDS encoding VWA domain-containing protein, translating into MNIFTLFLICAFGFYFTVMRNINAEDNIILRQPPLEEINPKISQNIIDNKPKIQIAILLDSSNSMDGLIEQTRTQIWSVINAVSKVTKNGEIPAFEVSLYHYGNNSLPSTEGFNRMLNQLTTDLDIVSENLFSIQTNGGQEYAGWVINSAVNELNWSNDNGNFRAIFIAGNEPFNQGNILWERAINLASSKDIIINTIYCGEAENAESNLWARGADLGKGSYFNINQNQRIVDIPTPYDESIKELNQDLNDTYIPYGEQGIVSYERQRQQDINAFSSPTPTAGLNRAITKTTPNYNTDSWDLVEAIASNTVTLNDIDKQTLPENLRSLTTNELQNIVNEMIEKREKIKQEITELSQKRRQFIDDNKPILDNNLTLENLMIDTLYNQLKAKGFSIN; encoded by the coding sequence ATGAATATTTTTACACTTTTTCTTATCTGTGCTTTTGGATTTTATTTTACCGTCATGAGAAATATAAATGCGGAAGACAATATTATCCTAAGACAACCCCCCTTAGAAGAAATAAATCCTAAGATAAGTCAAAATATTATCGATAATAAACCAAAAATACAAATAGCTATTTTACTTGATTCTAGTAATAGCATGGATGGTTTAATAGAACAAACTCGCACACAAATTTGGTCAGTAATTAATGCGGTTTCTAAAGTTACTAAAAATGGAGAAATACCAGCTTTTGAAGTCTCCTTATACCATTATGGTAATAATTCCCTACCTTCTACCGAAGGATTTAATAGAATGTTAAATCAATTAACCACTGACTTAGATATAGTTTCAGAAAACTTATTTTCTATTCAGACAAATGGAGGGCAAGAGTATGCGGGATGGGTAATTAATTCAGCAGTAAATGAATTAAACTGGAGCAATGATAATGGAAACTTTAGGGCTATTTTTATCGCAGGAAATGAGCCCTTTAATCAGGGAAATATTTTATGGGAAAGGGCTATCAATTTGGCATCATCGAAGGATATTATTATTAATACTATCTACTGTGGTGAGGCAGAAAATGCAGAAAGTAATCTTTGGGCTAGGGGCGCTGATTTAGGAAAGGGAAGCTATTTTAATATCAATCAAAATCAGCGTATTGTCGATATTCCTACCCCTTATGATGAATCTATTAAGGAATTAAATCAAGATTTAAATGATACTTATATTCCCTATGGTGAGCAAGGTATCGTATCCTATGAAAGACAAAGACAACAGGATATTAATGCTTTTTCTAGTCCTACTCCTACTGCTGGTTTAAATAGAGCTATTACTAAGACTACACCGAATTATAACACTGATAGTTGGGATTTGGTAGAGGCGATCGCCTCTAATACGGTTACATTAAATGATATAGATAAGCAAACACTACCAGAAAATTTACGCTCTTTAACCACTAATGAATTACAAAATATTGTCAATGAAATGATTGAAAAAAGAGAAAAAATTAAACAAGAAATTACAGAATTATCTCAAAAAAGAAGACAATTTATCGATGACAATAAGCCCATATTAGATAATAATTTAACCCTAGAAAATTTAATGATAGACACCCTTTATAACCAACTTAAAGCCAAAGGATTTTCTATAAATTAA
- the ldpA gene encoding circadian clock protein LdpA, with translation MLLQDSALLSLESGSWFKLICGASYQHLPSIRNLALAYTLAGVDCIDVAADRAVMNSALLGIEVAKNFRQKAIALGYNPSNPLLMVSVNDGEDPHFRKAYFNPSICPPECDRPCENICPADAIKFDNPTVGVKEKLCYGCGRCVPVCPYNLIHTQSHVISIHETLNWLTELPINALEIHTQEGHFSHFCRLWQSIQPHLSKLQLIAISCPYSPTVTNYLQQIENHIKPLPICLIWQTDGRPMSGDIGKGTTHLTIKYAQTMIEKGFKGYFQLAGGTNEHTAVKMKEMGLSDKISGIAFGSKARKILADTLQQLETISPQNQLEDYPHLLWKAVSKANDLVKSLREISH, from the coding sequence TTGTTATTACAAGATTCAGCGTTGTTGTCTTTGGAGTCGGGTAGTTGGTTTAAATTGATTTGTGGTGCTAGTTATCAGCATTTACCTTCTATTCGTAATTTAGCTTTGGCTTATACCCTTGCAGGGGTTGATTGTATTGATGTGGCTGCGGATAGGGCGGTTATGAATTCTGCTTTGCTGGGAATAGAGGTAGCGAAAAATTTTCGACAAAAGGCGATCGCCCTTGGTTATAATCCTAGTAATCCTCTTTTAATGGTAAGTGTGAATGATGGGGAAGATCCTCATTTTCGCAAAGCCTACTTTAACCCTAGCATATGTCCCCCTGAGTGCGATCGGCCCTGTGAAAATATTTGCCCTGCCGATGCCATAAAATTTGATAATCCCACCGTAGGAGTAAAAGAAAAACTTTGTTATGGTTGTGGGCGCTGTGTGCCAGTATGCCCCTATAATTTAATCCATACTCAATCCCATGTCATTAGCATCCATGAGACATTAAATTGGTTAACGGAATTGCCCATCAACGCCCTAGAAATCCATACCCAAGAAGGGCATTTCAGCCATTTTTGTCGTCTATGGCAATCCATCCAACCCCACTTATCAAAACTGCAACTAATAGCCATCAGCTGCCCCTACTCTCCCACCGTCACCAATTATTTACAGCAAATAGAAAACCATATCAAACCCCTACCAATTTGCCTAATTTGGCAAACCGACGGGCGCCCCATGAGTGGAGACATCGGCAAAGGCACTACCCATTTAACCATCAAATACGCTCAAACTATGATAGAAAAAGGTTTTAAGGGTTATTTTCAACTAGCAGGGGGTACAAATGAACATACCGCTGTTAAAATGAAAGAAATGGGGCTTAGTGACAAAATTAGTGGCATTGCTTTTGGTAGTAAAGCCCGAAAAATTCTCGCTGACACTTTACAACAGTTAGAAACCATCTCCCCCCAAAATCAATTAGAAGATTATCCTCATCTTTTATGGAAAGCAGTATCAAAGGCGAATGATTTAGTAAAAAGTCTCAGGGAAATAAGCCATTGA